Within Oribacterium sp. oral taxon 102, the genomic segment AGAACGGAAAAAGACGGAGGAAAACGGCGAGCGGCAGCAGAAGCAGGCTGCCCCATTTCATCAGCCGGTCGGAGGTATGGTAGGGGTGGGAATAGAGATAGGTTTTTTTCTCTCCGGAGCTGAAGCCGCGAATCTCCAGTGCGACAGCCCGTTCCCGAGTCGTCGTGAGCGCACTCATTACGACAGGGCTGATGAGTGGGAGAAAGGCGCGGAGGCGGACGGAAAGCTTCCCCTCCGTCTCCATTCCTCTGCTCCGCTGTGCGTCGGAAATGGTGCGCATCCCGCCGAGCATCTCGGGGATGATTTGGAAGACGGAATTCAGGATGTAGCCGAATTTGGGAGAGAAGCCCTTCTTCTCCAGCTCCTCCACGAGCTCAGAGGGCTTGGTGCTCAGCACCAGCACCGCGAAGCTAAGCAGCATATTCAGGATATTCAGCCCGCTTCTGAGTCCGGTACGAAGCCCCTCCCGATAGAAGCGCATCCCGCCGAGAGAGAGAAGCGGCGTCCGGTTATATGCTGCGAAGAGCCCCTGGATCAGCAGGATGGTCGCAATGATGGTGAGGGAGAATGCGAGCAGCGGCAGCGCCCGTTTCAGGATTCTGCCCGAGACGAGCAGGGCGAGGCTCAGCAATATGGGGAGGAAAAAAGGCGGGATGCCGCCCGCGAGCAGTGGGAAGAGCACAGCAGAAAGAACATAGAAAAGCTTGCTGAAGGGGTGGAGCCTCGTCAGAAAGCTGCCATTATCGTGATAGAGACTGATGGACTTCATCTGGGCTCCTTTCGGCGCTTAAATCGGGCAGGGAGGTTCGGCTGAGGCCTCTCGGGCGAAGCCGAGTCCCACGAGAGTGTCTTTTGAGGCACACGCCCATGGCACGTGAATCATGAATCAATCAGTGCTTCTCTAGTCCAGACGCTCGATCTCTTCCTTTTCATTGTAGAGGGAACGGAGCTTCTGCGGGAGGCTCAGCAGGATCACATAGACGAGGAGGATGGTGAGCAGCTTATCCGGCACATCAACGACCAGCTCGTCCAGGAAGGAACCGAGGAGCGCGGGCATCCCTGCAGCCTGTGTCGCGGCGAAAAGTGCGTCGCCCCAGATATTCCCGGTTTGTCCGCCCCAGAAGATCAGGTTCAGCGGCGTCGAAACCAGAACGGCAGCGCAGCCGCCCGCGCAGGCGGTGAGCAGTGCCTTCGGCAGCGTCTCCATGAAGCCGAGCCGTGCCATGATACCGACTGCGAGCCCGATAAAGAGACTGGTCAGGGCATAGACGAGGGTGATGCTGTCTCCGGTCGTGAAGCCGTAGATCAGATTATTGGCGGCACCGCAGAGCCCGCCGATGAGCGGTCCGCCGAGGGCGGCGCCGATGCAGGTTCCGATGCTGTCCAGCCAGAGCGGCAGCTTCAGAAGCGAGGCGAAGCTTTTCCCCAGATAGTTAATCCCGATGCAGACCGGAATCAATACGATTACATTTGTCGACAGCTTTGTTTTCAGAAGTTTGTTCATGTTTTCCCCCTTTGAGGCGGAGCAGGGCTCCGTATTTTATATTTGCCGCAGTCTGAAATGCGGTTTCTGTGCTATGATTATACAGGAAAACGGAATGGGGGTAAAGGATATGGAGATAGGAAAGGATATGCTTTTGCTCATCGATATGCAGAGGGTCTATCTGCCGGGGAAGCCCTGGGGCTGTGCCGGGATCGAGCGGGCGGTGGAGCGGATCCGGCTGCTTCTGGATAGGAGGGCAGGCGGCAGGCTGATTTTCACGCGCTTTCTGGCGGATCCTGCGGGAGAGAATGTCTGGGCGCGCTACAACAGCGTGAACTCTGAGATCAATGAGGATGCATCACTGAATGCGGTGCTGCCGGAGTTTCTACCTTATATAAAGAGCGGGGAAGCGGAGCTTGTCGACAAGACGGCGTATTCCTGCTTTTCGGTGGGGCGGCTCCGGGAGGAGGCGACAGAGTGTACGCGGGCGGGCGGAAGCATTGTGCTCGCGGGTGTTGTGGCGGAATGCTGTGTCCTCTCCACCTTCTTTCAGGCGGTAGACATGGGCTGCCATCTGATTTATCTGCGGGACGCAGTCGCGGGAATCAGCGAAGAGACGGAAAGAGCGGTGCTCGCCGTGATCGAGGGGCTCTGTCCGCTTCATGCCGAGATCCTGACGACAGAGGAATACCTCGCGCGGCAGACGCTCGGCGCAGCAATCTAAACATTTTCTAAAGCAATTGACAGTTTGCCTTCGCGGTGGTATTCTTGCGATAAAGTATTAGCACTCGATAAAGCTGACTGCTAACATGTGAATGGAGAGTAGTGAGAGGGAATCAGGAGGGATTATGACTGTATTACCGTTATATAATATCATGCTTTTACCGCATTCTTACCTGTACTTCCAGACGCAGACCTTCCGGAAGCTGGCGGGCTCGAAGGTGGAGCTGGGAGATAAGGTGCTGCTGCTGCCTCTCCGGGAGGAGACGGAGCGTTCGCAGCTCGATGAGAAGAGCTTCTATCCGATCGGCGTGGAGGGTCTCGTCACGGAGATCAACGAAGAGGGCTATGTGCTGATTCATACCGAGGGACGGCGCGCGGTCGACCGGGTCGAGGTGGGGGAAGGCGGAAACCTCGAGGTGACGCATCATTCGCTGATGGATGTGGATGATCTGGACAGAGACAGTGCGCACCGGAAGCTGCTGCAGCTGAAGGCAGAGCTGAAGGAGCTCGCCGGCCGCTTCCGCGGCGGCAGCGTGATGCAGAATATGATCGACCAGTATGCCGCCATCCAGGAGGTGGCGGCGATTCTCTCGCCGTGGCTCGGCATCTCCAATGAGGAGCGTTACCGGGTACTGGCGGAGGATCGGCTCTCCGTGCGGGAAAGAATGCTGGAGAAGATCATTTTCGAGTATATCGAAATCACACGGGTGACGACGGATGCGCGTTCGCAGCAGCAGGAGGACTATCAGAAGCTCTACCGGGAGCAGGCGCTGCAAAAGCAGATCGATTACCTTCAGAAGGAGCTTGATGAGATGCATCCGGAGAAGGTCTCCGATCTTCGCCGCTTCGAGCTGAAAATCGAGGATGCAGCGGGTATGAACGAGGATGCGAAGCGCGAGGCGAAGAAGGTGCTGAACCGTCTGAAGCAGGAGGGGACGAGCGGGCAGGAGGCAGGGATGCTCTATGACTATCTGGACTTTCTGACCGGCCTTTCCTGGAAGAAGGAGGAACCGAAGGAGATCGATCTCGATCAGGCGGAGGAGATCCTGAACGGGGATCACTTCGCGCTGAAGAAGGTAAAGGAGCGTATCATCCAGCAGATTGCGGTGATGAATCTCCGCAAACAGCAGTCCGGCTCTATCCTGCTCTTCGTGGGCGCACCGGGAACCGGCAAGACCAGCATTGGCAGATCTATCGCGGAGGCACTCGGCAGGAAGTATGTGCGCGTGAGTCTCGGCGGTGTACGGGATGAGGCGGATATCCGCGGACACCGCCGTACCTATATCGGCGCGATGGCAGGCAGGATCATGGACGGTATCCGGAAGGCAGGCGTTTCGAATCCGGTTATGCTGCTGGATGAGGTCGACAAGCTCTCCCGGTCCTATAACGGAGATCCTGCCTCCGCATTGCTCGAGGTACTGGATCCGGAGCAGAACAATACCTTTACGGATCATTATATGAATGTGCCGTATGATCTCTCAGATGTGCTCTTCATCTGCACAGCGAATTCCACGGATACGATACCGGGACCGCTGCTGAACCGTATGGAGCTGATCCCGTTCCAGGGCTATACGCCGATCGAGAAGCTGGAGATCGCGAGGCGTCATCTGATGCCGAAGGCGCTGAAGGGCGTGGGGCTCACGACGGAGGATGTGGAGATTACAGAGGAGGCACTGGAGACGATCATCTCGGACTATACACGAGAGGGCGGCGTGCGCGGGCTGAAGAAAATGCTGGATACCCTCTGCCGGATCGCCGCGGTGCGCTTCGTGCGCGGACATGGAGAGAAGATCACGGTGCAGAGCACAGCGCTCCGGGAATATCTCGACACG encodes:
- a CDS encoding energy-coupling factor transporter transmembrane component T family protein, yielding MKSISLYHDNGSFLTRLHPFSKLFYVLSAVLFPLLAGGIPPFFLPILLSLALLVSGRILKRALPLLAFSLTIIATILLIQGLFAAYNRTPLLSLGGMRFYREGLRTGLRSGLNILNMLLSFAVLVLSTKPSELVEELEKKGFSPKFGYILNSVFQIIPEMLGGMRTISDAQRSRGMETEGKLSVRLRAFLPLISPVVMSALTTTRERAVALEIRGFSSGEKKTYLYSHPYHTSDRLMKWGSLLLLPLAVFLRLFPF
- the lon gene encoding endopeptidase La, which encodes MTVLPLYNIMLLPHSYLYFQTQTFRKLAGSKVELGDKVLLLPLREETERSQLDEKSFYPIGVEGLVTEINEEGYVLIHTEGRRAVDRVEVGEGGNLEVTHHSLMDVDDLDRDSAHRKLLQLKAELKELAGRFRGGSVMQNMIDQYAAIQEVAAILSPWLGISNEERYRVLAEDRLSVRERMLEKIIFEYIEITRVTTDARSQQQEDYQKLYREQALQKQIDYLQKELDEMHPEKVSDLRRFELKIEDAAGMNEDAKREAKKVLNRLKQEGTSGQEAGMLYDYLDFLTGLSWKKEEPKEIDLDQAEEILNGDHFALKKVKERIIQQIAVMNLRKQQSGSILLFVGAPGTGKTSIGRSIAEALGRKYVRVSLGGVRDEADIRGHRRTYIGAMAGRIMDGIRKAGVSNPVMLLDEVDKLSRSYNGDPASALLEVLDPEQNNTFTDHYMNVPYDLSDVLFICTANSTDTIPGPLLNRMELIPFQGYTPIEKLEIARRHLMPKALKGVGLTTEDVEITEEALETIISDYTREGGVRGLKKMLDTLCRIAAVRFVRGHGEKITVQSTALREYLDTHPLHHRNVKEEGNAGVVTGLAWTQVGGEILYIETLLTRGDGKTVITGRLGDVMKESAQIAMSLVKARFPEEAAKLSENDLHIHVPDGATPKDGPSAGITLTVALASLVTGNAVSPQTAMTGEVSLEGNVNPIGGLPEKLMAAQRAGVKRVLIPKDNAEDLIDVADEVREKLEILPISTVDEALRLTGVVREG
- a CDS encoding cysteine hydrolase family protein, whose amino-acid sequence is MGVKDMEIGKDMLLLIDMQRVYLPGKPWGCAGIERAVERIRLLLDRRAGGRLIFTRFLADPAGENVWARYNSVNSEINEDASLNAVLPEFLPYIKSGEAELVDKTAYSCFSVGRLREEATECTRAGGSIVLAGVVAECCVLSTFFQAVDMGCHLIYLRDAVAGISEETERAVLAVIEGLCPLHAEILTTEEYLARQTLGAAI
- a CDS encoding ECF transporter S component, whose product is MNKLLKTKLSTNVIVLIPVCIGINYLGKSFASLLKLPLWLDSIGTCIGAALGGPLIGGLCGAANNLIYGFTTGDSITLVYALTSLFIGLAVGIMARLGFMETLPKALLTACAGGCAAVLVSTPLNLIFWGGQTGNIWGDALFAATQAAGMPALLGSFLDELVVDVPDKLLTILLVYVILLSLPQKLRSLYNEKEEIERLD